One Spinacia oleracea cultivar Varoflay chromosome 4, BTI_SOV_V1, whole genome shotgun sequence DNA segment encodes these proteins:
- the LOC110787725 gene encoding auxin-responsive protein SAUR50, with amino-acid sequence MAIRKSSKLPQAALLKQILKRCSSLGKKHGYDEDGLPLDVPKGHFAVYVGQNRSRYIVPISFLSHPEFQCLLRRAEEEFGFDHDMGLTIPCEEVVFRSLTSMLR; translated from the coding sequence ATGGCTATTAGGAAATCAAGCAAGCTACCTCAAGCAGCATTGCTAAAGCAAATCCTTAAGAGATGTTCGAGCTTAGGGAAAAAGCATGGTTACGACGAAGATGGTCTTCCCCTTGATGTTCCAAAAGGCCATTTTGCTGTCTATGTAGGACAGAATAGGAGTAGATACATTGTGCCTATTTCCTTTTTGTCTCATCCCGAGTTCCAATGCTTGCTTCGACGAGCTGAAGAGGAGTTCGGGTTTGATCATGATATGGGACTTACGATCCCTTGTGAAGAAGTCGTTTTTCGTTCTCTTACTTCCATGCTTAGgtga